In Rhodoferax koreense, a genomic segment contains:
- a CDS encoding aspartate aminotransferase family protein produces the protein MSRNDDPLFWQNARQHLIRYGGSFEPMVIERAQGCFVYDADGRAILDFTSGQMSSLLGHGHPEVAAVVADHAKNLDHLFSGMLTRPVVDLATKLAEITPPGLERSMLLSTGAEANEAAIKMAKLYTGKFEIVSFAQSWHGMTGGAASATYSAGRKGYGPAAVGSFAIPAPNTYRPRFERGGVFDWQAELDYAFDLIDRQSSGNLAAFIAEPILSSGGILDLPLGYLAALKHKCTERGMLLILDEAQTGVGRTGTMFAFERDGVTPDILTLSKTLGAGLPLAAVVTSAEIEEACHARGFLFYTTHVSDPLPAAVGLKVLEVVQRDRLVERARVAGQRLEGGLRALQREFDCIGDVRGRGLLLGMEIVKSQAGKEAAPELGTAITRECMKLGLSMNIVQLPGMGGVFRIAPPLTVSDTEIELGLDLLKRAIETVLAKA, from the coding sequence ATGTCTCGCAACGACGACCCGCTGTTCTGGCAAAACGCACGCCAGCACCTGATCCGCTACGGCGGCAGCTTCGAGCCCATGGTGATCGAACGGGCCCAGGGCTGTTTCGTCTATGACGCCGATGGCCGCGCCATCCTCGACTTCACCTCCGGCCAGATGAGTTCGCTGCTGGGCCACGGCCATCCCGAGGTCGCCGCCGTGGTGGCCGACCATGCGAAGAACCTCGACCACCTGTTCAGCGGCATGCTCACGCGGCCAGTGGTCGACCTGGCCACCAAACTGGCCGAAATCACCCCGCCGGGCCTGGAACGCTCCATGCTGCTGAGCACCGGCGCCGAAGCCAACGAGGCGGCCATCAAGATGGCCAAGCTCTACACCGGCAAATTCGAGATCGTGAGCTTCGCGCAGTCCTGGCACGGCATGACCGGCGGCGCCGCTTCGGCCACCTACAGCGCGGGGCGCAAGGGTTATGGGCCGGCGGCCGTGGGTTCGTTCGCGATTCCCGCGCCCAACACTTACCGCCCGCGTTTCGAGCGCGGCGGCGTGTTCGACTGGCAGGCCGAGCTCGACTACGCCTTCGACCTGATCGACCGGCAGTCGAGCGGCAACCTCGCGGCCTTCATCGCCGAGCCGATCCTCAGTTCCGGGGGCATCCTGGACCTGCCGTTGGGCTACCTGGCCGCGCTGAAGCACAAGTGCACGGAGCGCGGCATGTTGCTGATCCTGGACGAAGCGCAGACCGGCGTGGGCCGCACCGGCACCATGTTCGCGTTCGAGCGCGACGGCGTGACACCCGACATCCTCACGCTGTCGAAGACGCTGGGCGCGGGCCTGCCGCTGGCCGCGGTCGTCACCTCCGCCGAGATCGAGGAGGCCTGCCATGCGCGCGGTTTCCTTTTCTACACCACGCATGTGTCCGATCCGCTGCCAGCCGCCGTCGGCCTGAAGGTGCTCGAAGTGGTGCAGCGTGACAGGTTGGTGGAACGTGCGCGCGTCGCTGGCCAGAGGCTCGAAGGCGGCCTGCGCGCGCTGCAGCGCGAGTTCGACTGCATCGGCGATGTGCGTGGCCGCGGCCTGTTGCTGGGCATGGAGATCGTGAAGAGCCAGGCCGGCAAGGAAGCCGCGCCCGAACTCGGCACGGCCATCACGCGGGAATGCATGAAGCTCGGCCTGAGCATGAACATCGTGCAGTTGCCGGGCATGGGCGGGGTGTTCCGCATTGCGCCGCCGCTGACCGTGAGCGATACAGAGATCGAGCTCGGGCTGGATCTGTTGAAGCGGGCGATCGAAACGGTCCTGGCGAAAGCGTGA